In Allocoprobacillus halotolerans, a genomic segment contains:
- a CDS encoding GNAT family N-acetyltransferase, with protein MSVNIKVATLEDAQDILNIYAPYVQTTNITFEYDEPTLQEMTNRIKNTLERYPYLVAMVDQKVVGYAYASPFASRAAYQWGSELSIYLDAHYHGRAIGQKLYQSMLALLKAMHIQHVYACITHPNIKSEKFHETFDFTYIGCFHHAGFKFNQWHDVIWMEKTIGDEENVQPVIPFPSLSREQIESCLGLCYDK; from the coding sequence ATGTCTGTAAATATAAAAGTCGCAACGCTAGAAGATGCACAAGATATTTTAAATATTTATGCCCCATATGTCCAAACAACGAATATTACTTTTGAATATGATGAGCCTACCTTGCAAGAGATGACAAATCGTATTAAAAACACACTTGAACGTTATCCTTATCTTGTTGCGATGGTTGATCAAAAGGTTGTGGGTTATGCTTATGCCTCTCCATTTGCCTCAAGAGCGGCTTATCAATGGGGAAGTGAGTTATCTATTTATTTGGATGCTCATTATCATGGGCGGGCGATAGGGCAGAAACTGTACCAAAGTATGTTGGCATTATTAAAAGCTATGCATATTCAACATGTCTATGCTTGTATTACGCATCCTAATATCAAAAGTGAAAAATTTCATGAAACTTTTGACTTTACATATATTGGCTGTTTTCATCATGCTGGTTTTAAATTCAATCAGTGGCATGATGTTATTTGGATGGAAAAAACAATAGGTGATGAAGAAAATGTTCAACCTGTGATTCCTTTTCCATCCCTATCAAGAGAACAAATTGAATCATGTTTAGGTTTATGTTATGATAAATAA
- a CDS encoding glycosyltransferase family 2 protein: MKYLSIAIPCYNSQEYMDKAIESCLILKEDVEVIIVDDGSSDRTAQIGDDYATLYPDTIKCVHQENGGHGQAVNTGLKMQQDFILKSWIVMTGLIVLHLSK, from the coding sequence ATGAAATATTTAAGTATTGCTATACCATGTTATAACTCTCAAGAGTATATGGATAAAGCGATTGAATCATGTTTGATTTTAAAAGAAGATGTGGAAGTGATTATTGTCGATGATGGTTCATCTGATCGTACAGCACAAATTGGTGATGATTATGCCACTTTATATCCTGATACAATTAAATGTGTACATCAGGAAAACGGGGGGCATGGTCAAGCTGTGAATACGGGATTAAAAATGCAACAGGACTTTATTTTAAAGTCTTGGATAGTGATGACTGGTTTGATCGTTCTTCACTTGTCAAAGTGA
- a CDS encoding phosphatase PAP2 family protein: protein MKSILYRYRHAWVFTYFIIYLPWYFGLQLRDISFHDVYVTIDAMIPFVSWFIYPYIYWFLFVAGTIAYLFFWHRQDFYKCVAFLFIGMTICLIIFTIYPTSFDHRPVLEGNSLSIYLTEFIYQADKSQNVFPSIHVYNSIGCAIALIKCQDFKHSRIMQIFAIVSALMITLSTMFVKQHSILDAVAACLLAIILYILIYKVDIFQIEKRVLQE, encoded by the coding sequence ATGAAGTCTATTTTGTATCGTTATCGTCATGCTTGGGTCTTTACATATTTTATTATTTATTTGCCATGGTATTTTGGATTACAGTTAAGAGATATTTCTTTTCATGATGTTTATGTGACAATAGATGCGATGATTCCTTTTGTTTCATGGTTTATCTATCCTTATATTTACTGGTTTCTTTTTGTAGCGGGAACGATTGCTTATTTGTTTTTTTGGCATCGTCAGGATTTTTATAAATGTGTTGCTTTCCTTTTTATTGGTATGACCATTTGTTTAATAATTTTTACAATTTATCCAACTAGCTTTGATCATAGACCAGTGCTTGAAGGAAATTCTTTATCAATCTATTTAACTGAATTTATTTATCAGGCAGATAAGAGTCAAAATGTTTTTCCAAGTATCCATGTTTATAATTCAATAGGGTGTGCTATTGCATTAATCAAGTGTCAAGATTTTAAACATTCAAGGATTATGCAAATCTTTGCGATTGTATCTGCCTTGATGATTACTTTATCAACAATGTTTGTGAAACAACATTCTATTTTGGATGCTGTGGCAGCTTGTTTGCTAGCGATAATTTTATATATTTTGATTTATAAAGTTGATATTTTTCAAATTGAAAAACGTGTTTTACAAGAATAG
- a CDS encoding DUF7309 domain-containing protein, with amino-acid sequence MKQKELWKELYSCVNEWIQLQPWQHVWSQDFVGIEINDTTYYCTIMGKLGDCIGLSIYEGEQGWSDLQSISCEYEEVRVTQYVMYDQTCLTFYMGNREEVPKGQKEMIKALGFKYRGRGNWPYFLSFQSRFYPYEINDIQAQIMLDVFKQLIPLMKAYMHQEVDVDFEEGQMLYAYYDQKWIYEARDLPLVKDKFPRLELTDKEFVRNLSQSSREFIIDLEYLRGGFIDEAYDRPLSGLVFLAMELESQEIVNAKMLKVEEEQSQECLYLFCTLLEEYGKPTDIYVRNPRVYNALSSLCHECGIEIHITPLSMIDFILDDMEAFM; translated from the coding sequence ATGAAACAAAAAGAATTATGGAAAGAATTATATAGTTGTGTAAATGAGTGGATTCAACTTCAACCTTGGCAACATGTATGGAGTCAGGATTTTGTAGGTATAGAAATCAATGATACAACTTATTATTGTACAATTATGGGAAAATTAGGTGATTGTATTGGTTTATCTATTTATGAAGGTGAACAGGGTTGGTCTGATTTGCAAAGTATATCTTGTGAATATGAAGAAGTGAGAGTAACACAGTATGTAATGTATGATCAGACATGTTTAACGTTCTATATGGGAAATCGTGAAGAAGTGCCTAAAGGACAAAAAGAAATGATAAAAGCACTGGGATTTAAATATCGTGGAAGAGGAAACTGGCCTTATTTTCTATCATTTCAATCAAGATTTTATCCTTATGAAATCAATGATATTCAAGCACAAATTATGCTTGATGTTTTTAAACAATTGATTCCTTTGATGAAAGCTTATATGCATCAAGAAGTCGATGTTGATTTTGAAGAAGGTCAAATGCTTTATGCTTATTATGATCAAAAATGGATTTATGAAGCAAGAGATTTACCTTTGGTCAAAGATAAATTTCCTAGATTAGAATTGACTGACAAAGAATTTGTTAGAAATCTATCGCAAAGTTCTAGAGAATTTATCATTGATTTAGAATATCTAAGAGGTGGTTTTATAGATGAAGCATATGATCGTCCTTTAAGTGGTCTTGTCTTTTTGGCAATGGAATTAGAATCACAGGAAATTGTCAATGCTAAGATGCTAAAAGTGGAAGAAGAGCAATCACAAGAATGTTTGTATTTATTCTGTACATTACTTGAAGAGTATGGCAAACCAACAGATATCTATGTTAGAAATCCAAGAGTCTACAACGCTTTATCATCTCTATGTCATGAGTGTGGAATAGAAATACATATCACACCTTTATCTATGATTGATTTCATTTTAGATGATATGGAAGCATTTATGTAA
- a CDS encoding tyrosine-type recombinase/integrase, producing MCYQKKDIDLEEKYLIIYGKNAKERVIYLGHDVYKALKNYQQVFFDKMQQQEYFFMNNQYHRLTDQSVRHIINRYTNGYHVTPHMFRHTFATMLLEQDVDITYIQKILGHSSITTTSIYAYASLQRQKEIMMNKNPRQLIK from the coding sequence TTGTGCTATCAAAAAAAGGATATTGATTTAGAAGAAAAATATTTGATTATTTATGGAAAGAATGCTAAGGAAAGAGTGATTTATCTTGGGCATGATGTCTATAAGGCGCTAAAAAACTATCAACAGGTCTTTTTTGATAAAATGCAACAACAAGAGTATTTTTTTATGAATAATCAGTATCATCGTTTAACTGATCAATCAGTGCGTCATATTATCAACAGGTATACCAATGGATATCATGTCACACCACATATGTTTCGTCATACTTTTGCGACGATGTTGTTAGAACAAGATGTTGATATTACTTATATTCAAAAAATATTAGGTCATAGCTCTATCACAACAACGAGTATTTATGCTTATGCCTCTTTGCAAAGACAAAAAGAGATTATGATGAATAAAAATCCTCGTCAATTAATTAAATAA
- the glf gene encoding UDP-galactopyranose mutase, translating into MDTLIIGSGFAGSVVARVLAEKGEKVKIIEKRNHIGGNCYDRYDEHGVLIHQYGPHIFHTNNKEVYDFLSRFTKWYDYRHEVAGNVYGKIIPIPFNLNTLMIVFGEEKGERLKQELIDTYGENARVPILELQKSSSPGIQEVAQYVYENIFLKYTMKQWNQKPEEVDQSVTARVPVLISYDNRYFQDTYQGMPKDGYTKLFENMLNHENIDVELNKDAKEDLIFDFENHQIFYQGQLFEGKVIFTGAIDDFFDHCLGRLPYRSLRFEYEHYSQDYYQSHGVVNYTVSEDYTRITEFKYLTGQDIAGTTIVKEYPEVYHDETQVPYYAILSPENLKMYQKYVDYVKPFSQFYLLGRLAQYKYYNIDGIVEEALKLVQTL; encoded by the coding sequence ATGGATACATTAATTATTGGAAGTGGTTTTGCGGGAAGTGTTGTCGCAAGAGTTTTGGCTGAAAAAGGGGAGAAAGTTAAAATTATTGAAAAGAGAAATCATATTGGTGGAAATTGTTATGATAGATATGATGAACATGGTGTTTTAATTCATCAATATGGACCCCATATTTTTCATACAAATAATAAAGAAGTTTATGATTTTTTATCACGTTTTACAAAATGGTATGATTATCGCCATGAAGTAGCAGGAAATGTTTATGGAAAGATTATCCCTATTCCTTTTAACTTGAATACATTAATGATTGTTTTTGGTGAGGAAAAAGGGGAACGTTTAAAACAGGAATTAATTGATACATATGGAGAAAATGCCCGTGTTCCTATTTTAGAATTACAGAAAAGTTCTTCACCTGGTATTCAAGAAGTGGCGCAATATGTTTATGAAAATATCTTTTTGAAATATACAATGAAACAATGGAATCAAAAACCTGAAGAAGTTGATCAAAGTGTGACTGCAAGAGTACCTGTTTTGATTTCTTATGATAATCGTTATTTTCAAGATACATATCAAGGAATGCCTAAAGATGGTTATACCAAATTATTTGAAAACATGTTAAATCATGAAAATATTGATGTGGAATTAAATAAAGATGCGAAAGAAGATTTGATTTTTGATTTTGAAAATCATCAGATTTTTTATCAAGGTCAATTATTTGAAGGAAAAGTTATCTTTACAGGAGCAATTGATGATTTCTTTGATCATTGTTTAGGACGTTTGCCTTATCGTTCTTTACGTTTTGAATATGAACATTATTCTCAAGATTATTATCAAAGTCATGGGGTTGTCAATTATACAGTCAGTGAAGATTATACCCGCATTACAGAGTTTAAATATTTAACTGGTCAAGATATTGCAGGCACAACAATTGTCAAAGAATATCCAGAAGTTTATCATGATGAAACACAAGTGCCTTATTATGCGATACTATCACCTGAAAACTTAAAGATGTATCAAAAATATGTGGATTATGTTAAACCATTTTCACAGTTTTATTTATTAGGACGTTTAGCTCAATATAAATATTATAATATTGATGGAATAGTTGAAGAAGCTTTGAAGCTTGTTCAAACATTATAG
- a CDS encoding glycosyl transferase: MDSDDWFDRSSLVKVIETIKQLHAKDEDVDLFIANYVYEKPSVNKSSVIKYTNALPQNRTFRWYDLKHFYPQQNLLMHSVIYRTQLLRNCNLELPKHTFYVDNLFVYQPLPYVNTLYYLNVDLYRYYIGREDQSVNEKVMISRIDQQIKVNKLMIDCCDVMQLKSRKLRNYMVKYLSMITTVSTVLLIKSGTEEHLQKKDELWNYLKNKNPELYKAVKHTLLGSVVELDGRVGKKVITTGYAISRKLFGFN, translated from the coding sequence TTGGATAGTGATGACTGGTTTGATCGTTCTTCACTTGTCAAAGTGATTGAAACCATTAAACAACTTCATGCAAAAGATGAAGATGTTGATTTATTTATTGCAAATTATGTTTATGAAAAACCAAGTGTCAATAAATCAAGTGTGATTAAATATACAAATGCCTTACCTCAAAATAGAACATTTAGATGGTATGATTTAAAACATTTTTATCCACAACAAAACTTATTAATGCATAGTGTGATTTATCGTACACAATTATTAAGAAATTGTAATTTAGAATTACCAAAACATACATTTTATGTTGATAATTTATTTGTTTATCAACCATTACCTTATGTCAATACACTTTATTATTTAAATGTTGATTTGTATCGTTATTATATTGGTAGAGAAGATCAATCTGTTAATGAAAAAGTTATGATTTCTCGTATTGATCAACAAATTAAAGTGAATAAGTTGATGATTGATTGTTGTGATGTGATGCAATTAAAGAGTCGTAAATTAAGAAATTATATGGTTAAATATTTATCTATGATTACAACTGTTTCAACGGTTTTATTAATAAAATCAGGAACAGAAGAACATCTCCAAAAGAAAGATGAACTTTGGAATTATTTGAAAAATAAAAATCCCGAACTTTATAAAGCAGTTAAACATACATTATTAGGATCAGTAGTGGAATTAGATGGACGTGTAGGTAAAAAAGTGATTACTACAGGTTATGCGATTTCAAGAAAGTTATTTGGATTTAACTAA
- a CDS encoding ribonuclease H family protein, protein MLCSEKRKANRDFSTWEECQSMVNGYKGALFQSFSSMSAAKNYLKEETPSFDERGLIAYVDGSYNQKTREYGYGCVLIEGQKVILKVNGKGQHQDYVSMRNVAGEIAGAHQAITYAIEHHYPLICIYYDYEGIEKWANHIWKANKAGTKAYQAFIEESRQKIDIRFIKVLAHSGDLYNEMADQLAKKAVGIQ, encoded by the coding sequence ATATTATGCAGTGAAAAAAGGAAGGCAAACAGGGATTTTTCAACTTGGGAAGAATGTCAGTCAATGGTGAATGGATATAAAGGTGCTTTGTTTCAATCTTTTTCATCAATGTCAGCAGCAAAGAATTATTTAAAAGAAGAAACACCATCTTTTGATGAACGTGGTTTGATTGCTTATGTTGATGGCAGCTATAATCAAAAGACAAGAGAATATGGATATGGTTGTGTCTTGATTGAAGGACAAAAGGTTATTTTAAAAGTTAATGGCAAAGGGCAACATCAAGATTATGTCAGTATGCGAAATGTAGCTGGAGAGATTGCTGGAGCACATCAAGCGATTACTTATGCTATTGAACATCATTATCCCTTGATTTGTATTTATTATGATTATGAAGGTATTGAAAAATGGGCAAATCATATTTGGAAAGCAAACAAAGCAGGAACGAAGGCTTATCAGGCTTTTATTGAAGAAAGTCGTCAAAAGATAGATATTCGATTTATAAAAGTTTTGGCGCATAGTGGTGATTTATATAATGAAATGGCTGATCAATTAGCTAAGAAAGCAGTAGGTATCCAATGA
- a CDS encoding tyrosine-type recombinase/integrase has protein sequence MQLTLEHLSFYLSQCENKRLSQHTLKAYRIDLKQFYFFMMDKELNKEEISYYIHYLNGKFRPKTVKRKLASLHAFFEDMVFYEMFQENPMNKIRYKIQEEKTLPRIIQYHQLQDLFHHLNHEHHAFIQRDKAVIELLMSTGIRVSELCAIKKRILI, from the coding sequence ATGCAACTAACATTAGAACATTTATCATTTTATTTAAGTCAGTGTGAAAATAAAAGATTAAGTCAACATACTTTAAAAGCATATCGCATTGATTTAAAACAATTTTATTTCTTTATGATGGATAAAGAATTAAACAAAGAGGAAATATCCTATTATATTCATTATTTAAATGGAAAGTTTAGACCTAAGACAGTGAAACGTAAGTTAGCCAGTTTACATGCTTTTTTTGAAGATATGGTATTTTATGAAATGTTTCAGGAAAATCCTATGAATAAAATTAGATATAAAATTCAAGAAGAAAAAACTTTACCACGCATTATCCAATATCATCAATTACAAGATTTATTTCATCATTTAAATCATGAACATCATGCTTTTATTCAAAGAGACAAAGCTGTTATAGAATTACTGATGTCTACGGGTATTAGAGTTTCAGAGCTTTGTGCTATCAAAAAAAGGATATTGATTTAG
- a CDS encoding PTS sugar transporter subunit IIC: protein MDAFADKLGRIGAWCGQNKYLGSIKNAFQNFMPATIAGAIGVLWTNVLVNSSSGLGALWEPIMALEVINPVFAAIQFATISCISIGIVMLVGQEIAEANGETGAFPAVLSFIAWLVVTPNSNSVAGLGLTDAAGKAVMTVGADGKEVAMTIGQQLGDLTPGAFSGISANYTGATGLFTALIVGIVAMEIFGWLRKQDALKIKMPEQVPPGVSRAFEVLIPAFLMLVIVGLIGHVAYLATGKYLNDLISYYIQQPLSKIIGGNIFAVCLMYVLISLFWLVGIHGNNMMAAIKEPIFKPLLYANTALFTKGETMPLTPEIEAMGWQKLNLGMLVMFGEFGGSGVTLGLVIAIFIFGKRADNRAIATLSVVPGLFNINETVTFGIPLVLNPILGIPFILAPVLSIIMGYVLTLMGIMPLVVLEVPWTMPPVFYGFLATGGNPMGAVCQLLAVVLVTVIYTPFVIFYERYQNKQAAEAE from the coding sequence ATGGATGCTTTTGCTGATAAGCTAGGGCGTATTGGAGCTTGGTGCGGTCAAAACAAGTACTTAGGTTCTATTAAAAATGCGTTCCAAAACTTTATGCCAGCAACTATCGCTGGTGCCATTGGGGTTTTATGGACAAACGTATTGGTTAACAGTTCAAGTGGTTTAGGAGCTTTATGGGAACCAATCATGGCTTTAGAAGTAATTAACCCTGTATTCGCTGCAATTCAATTTGCAACTATCTCATGTATCTCTATTGGTATTGTTATGTTAGTAGGGCAAGAAATTGCTGAAGCTAACGGAGAAACTGGAGCTTTCCCAGCAGTATTATCATTTATTGCTTGGTTAGTTGTTACTCCAAACAGCAACTCTGTAGCTGGTTTAGGTCTTACTGATGCAGCTGGAAAAGCTGTAATGACTGTAGGTGCTGATGGTAAAGAAGTCGCTATGACAATTGGTCAACAATTAGGTGATTTAACTCCAGGTGCTTTCTCTGGTATTAGTGCTAACTATACTGGTGCAACTGGTTTATTCACTGCATTAATCGTTGGTATCGTAGCTATGGAAATTTTTGGATGGTTAAGAAAACAAGATGCATTAAAGATTAAAATGCCTGAACAAGTACCTCCAGGTGTATCTCGTGCATTCGAAGTTTTAATTCCAGCATTCTTAATGTTAGTTATCGTTGGATTAATTGGTCATGTTGCATATTTAGCAACTGGTAAATATTTAAATGATTTAATTTCATACTATATCCAACAACCATTAAGTAAAATTATTGGTGGAAACATTTTCGCTGTATGTTTGATGTATGTATTAATCTCATTATTCTGGTTAGTTGGTATTCATGGTAACAACATGATGGCTGCTATTAAAGAACCAATCTTCAAACCTTTATTATATGCTAACACTGCATTATTTACAAAAGGTGAAACTATGCCATTAACTCCTGAAATTGAAGCAATGGGTTGGCAAAAATTAAACTTAGGTATGTTAGTTATGTTTGGTGAATTCGGTGGTTCTGGGGTTACTTTAGGTTTAGTTATCGCTATCTTTATCTTTGGTAAACGTGCTGATAACCGTGCTATCGCTACATTATCAGTAGTTCCTGGATTATTCAACATCAACGAAACTGTAACATTTGGTATTCCATTGGTATTAAACCCAATCTTAGGTATTCCATTTATCTTAGCACCTGTATTAAGTATTATTATGGGTTATGTATTAACACTTATGGGAATCATGCCTTTAGTTGTACTTGAAGTACCATGGACAATGCCACCTGTCTTCTACGGATTCTTAGCAACTGGTGGTAACCCAATGGGTGCTGTATGTCAATTGCTTGCAGTTGTATTAGTTACAGTTATCTATACTCCATTTGTTATCTTCTATGAAAGATATCAAAATAAACAAGCTGCTGAAGCTGAATAA
- a CDS encoding glycoside hydrolase family 1 protein: MELITAHQSEGAYQLGGKASAVCDLLARADASDFHDGIDSYHRYEEDFALFEEMGFQCYRFSIDWSRVMPDGFHFNEEGMAFYDRFIDSLIAHGMEPVCSLYHFEMPMILHQKYNGFYSRIVVEQFIKYAYKMIDRYGDRVKKWISFNEHNGIILDGHKLAYGAICPEGVSEELFFHQLMHHSLYAHARVTEKVHTIEDGLMLGMLLYIPHYGASCRPLDELMARNHMAKTNVFLDVFVHGEYTPYFLNKMKREHTMPIMEENDLKVMKENTVDWISLSYYNSDVVQYTHHCYQAMNNPYLETSKWGWSIDPIGLRIALRDIYEKYRLPVMVVENGLGVEDHFENDTVIDDERIAYLCQHIQQVGKAIDEGVDCRGYLVWGPIDILSSQADMNKRYGMIYVNRDNDDLKDMKRYKKKSFEWFKEVISTNGKSIESDNDF; this comes from the coding sequence GTGGAGCTGATTACTGCACATCAAAGTGAAGGAGCATATCAATTAGGTGGCAAAGCTTCTGCGGTTTGTGATTTATTAGCAAGAGCAGATGCATCAGATTTTCATGATGGTATTGATAGTTATCATCGTTATGAAGAGGATTTTGCTTTATTTGAAGAAATGGGCTTTCAATGTTATCGTTTTTCAATAGATTGGTCGAGAGTGATGCCTGATGGTTTTCATTTCAATGAGGAAGGAATGGCTTTTTATGATCGTTTTATTGATAGTTTGATTGCTCATGGTATGGAACCAGTCTGTTCATTATATCATTTTGAAATGCCAATGATTCTCCATCAAAAATATAATGGTTTTTATTCACGTATTGTTGTTGAGCAGTTTATAAAATATGCTTATAAAATGATAGATAGATATGGTGATCGTGTTAAAAAATGGATTTCTTTCAATGAGCATAATGGTATTATTTTGGACGGTCATAAATTAGCTTATGGAGCTATTTGTCCTGAGGGTGTCAGTGAGGAATTATTTTTTCATCAATTAATGCATCATTCGCTTTATGCTCATGCCAGAGTTACTGAAAAAGTGCATACGATTGAAGATGGTTTAATGTTGGGAATGCTTTTATATATTCCTCATTATGGGGCATCATGTCGTCCATTGGATGAATTGATGGCGAGAAATCATATGGCCAAAACAAATGTTTTTTTAGATGTTTTTGTACATGGTGAATATACACCTTATTTTTTAAATAAAATGAAACGTGAACATACAATGCCTATAATGGAAGAAAATGATTTGAAGGTTATGAAAGAAAATACGGTTGATTGGATATCTTTAAGTTATTATAATAGTGATGTTGTTCAATATACCCATCATTGTTATCAAGCTATGAATAATCCTTATTTAGAAACATCGAAATGGGGATGGTCAATTGATCCAATTGGACTTCGGATTGCACTTAGAGATATTTATGAAAAATATCGTTTACCTGTGATGGTTGTAGAAAATGGTTTAGGTGTAGAGGATCATTTTGAAAATGATACGGTTATAGATGATGAACGTATTGCTTATTTATGTCAGCACATTCAACAAGTTGGTAAAGCTATAGATGAAGGTGTGGATTGTCGAGGTTATTTGGTTTGGGGACCTATTGATATTTTATCTTCTCAGGCTGATATGAATAAGCGTTATGGAATGATTTATGTTAATCGTGATAATGATGATTTGAAGGATATGAAACGATATAAGAAGAAATCTTTTGAATGGTTTAAAGAGGTTATTTCTACAAATGGAAAATCTATAGAAAGTGATAATGATTTTTAA
- a CDS encoding exonuclease domain-containing protein, giving the protein MSERITVFDIEVLNQDPASLCAIGIVEIVDQQVVSTYYSLIKPKNLSFDPYRFRVHQIRPQSLYKEKTFVQVWKDIHHYFENTIVVSHDIQGDMMNLRAALKQHHLTYPCLMMSCTNVLAHLVYPELQKYNLKELSQMNGFEFQAHHALEDAKACAYLLMQMCQHENVSSLYDLHQKFHLEFGEMKENYYRNIISAESASQLLEMNQREDALLYHQSVCFTGKLAMPREFLEEKTKEACALSTQQVSTHTNYLVIGGKAYHKVRFGKENKKVQKALQLMKQGQDLRIIHEKEYLKLLEGRKECL; this is encoded by the coding sequence ATGAGTGAACGTATAACTGTTTTTGATATCGAAGTCTTAAATCAAGATCCAGCTAGTCTATGTGCTATTGGTATTGTTGAAATTGTTGATCAGCAAGTTGTTTCGACTTATTATTCATTAATTAAGCCAAAGAACCTTAGTTTTGATCCTTATCGCTTTCGTGTTCATCAAATCCGTCCTCAATCATTGTATAAAGAAAAAACATTTGTCCAAGTGTGGAAAGACATCCATCACTATTTTGAAAATACAATCGTTGTTTCTCATGATATTCAAGGTGATATGATGAATTTAAGAGCAGCCTTAAAACAGCATCATTTGACGTATCCATGTTTGATGATGTCATGTACAAATGTTTTAGCCCATCTTGTTTATCCTGAGCTTCAAAAATATAATTTAAAGGAATTATCACAAATGAATGGTTTTGAATTTCAGGCTCATCATGCTTTAGAAGATGCAAAAGCTTGTGCCTATTTATTAATGCAGATGTGTCAGCATGAAAATGTATCAAGTTTATATGATTTACACCAAAAGTTTCATTTAGAATTTGGTGAAATGAAAGAAAACTATTATCGTAATATCATTTCTGCTGAATCTGCCAGTCAATTATTAGAAATGAATCAAAGAGAAGATGCTCTGTTGTATCATCAATCTGTTTGTTTTACAGGAAAACTCGCAATGCCTCGAGAGTTTTTAGAAGAAAAAACGAAAGAGGCTTGTGCTTTGTCAACACAACAAGTGAGTACCCATACAAATTATCTGGTCATTGGTGGTAAAGCCTATCATAAAGTACGTTTTGGCAAGGAAAATAAAAAAGTTCAAAAAGCCTTACAATTAATGAAACAGGGACAGGATTTAAGAATTATTCATGAAAAAGAATATCTTAAATTATTGGAAGGAAGAAAAGAATGTCTGTAA